Proteins encoded within one genomic window of Bradyrhizobium sp. 186:
- a CDS encoding branched-chain amino acid ABC transporter permease, which yields MTTALLIEQLMNGLQLGIMLFLMSAGLTLVFGIMNMINLMHGTFYMAGAFVAATIVKLSGSFVLGLIGGVAGAAALGALVELGLLRKFYSRSHLDQVLVTFGLVLVFGDLFRMIWGPMALPMQAPSLFSGFVKIFPGVDYPAYRLAIIAVGLLMASALYVLVVKTKAGMWVRAGASDRDTAQALGVNVQALFSAVFALGAALAGLAGLMTGPVTAVQVGMGEPVLILALVVTVIGGIGSVQGALFGAILIGIVDTFGRVLLPASISSMIIFILMAGILAFRPAGLVHAHG from the coding sequence ATGACAACCGCACTCCTCATAGAGCAGCTGATGAACGGCCTACAGCTGGGTATCATGTTGTTCCTGATGTCCGCCGGTCTCACGTTGGTGTTCGGCATCATGAACATGATCAATCTGATGCACGGCACGTTTTACATGGCCGGTGCCTTTGTTGCCGCCACGATAGTTAAGCTGAGCGGGAGCTTCGTGCTGGGCCTAATTGGGGGCGTGGCCGGCGCGGCAGCACTTGGCGCGCTCGTTGAACTGGGGTTGCTTCGGAAGTTTTATTCTCGCAGCCACCTGGATCAGGTATTGGTGACTTTCGGGCTTGTTCTGGTGTTCGGCGATCTATTCCGCATGATCTGGGGTCCGATGGCCCTACCCATGCAGGCCCCCTCTCTCTTTTCTGGCTTCGTAAAGATCTTTCCCGGCGTCGATTACCCGGCTTATCGCCTTGCGATCATTGCGGTCGGACTTCTGATGGCTTCGGCCCTTTACGTCCTGGTCGTCAAGACCAAGGCGGGTATGTGGGTTCGTGCGGGTGCAAGCGATCGCGACACCGCACAGGCGCTCGGCGTCAATGTGCAGGCCTTGTTTTCAGCGGTATTCGCGTTGGGCGCGGCCCTGGCCGGATTAGCGGGTCTCATGACCGGGCCGGTAACGGCCGTACAGGTCGGCATGGGCGAGCCAGTCTTGATTCTCGCTCTGGTGGTCACGGTTATCGGCGGGATCGGTTCGGTGCAAGGCGCACTATTCGGGGCGATTCTCATAGGCATCGTCGATACTTTCGGACGAGTGCTGTTGCCCGCCTCGATCAGCAGCATGATCATCTTTATTTTGATGGCGGGTATTCTTGCGTTCCGGCCAGCAGGATTGGTTCACGCTCATGGCTGA
- a CDS encoding branched-chain amino acid ABC transporter permease produces the protein MADLAISQNDLVAPAVRRFSPIITIVVLLALVPLISKATGDIFIIRAFTRVIIFAMVAVALNIILGLGGLISMMHAGLFGIGAYTVAILAYHDVSQESFLGFLPGTSELLISLPCAALATASFAALFGSVAVRTSGTYFIMITLAFNQMLYYFFVSFQHYGGDDGLQILSTTTIAGFSSTDRIPFYYISLGALAACLIFTAKLRESKFGLVLRAMAQNERRVVALGLASNRYKLAAFVISSALAGLAGGLWANSQQFVSPADMSWIRSGDFIVMIVLGGTRHTWGPVVGAIAYLMLELVLSSWTTYWQIPLGLFIVGVVVFLHDGLVGAILNFLPSRQAKS, from the coding sequence ATGGCTGACCTAGCGATCTCACAGAACGACCTCGTGGCGCCGGCAGTTCGCCGTTTCAGCCCCATCATCACGATCGTCGTGCTACTGGCTCTGGTGCCGCTTATCTCGAAAGCGACTGGCGACATATTTATCATCCGGGCATTTACCCGGGTCATCATCTTCGCGATGGTTGCCGTCGCCTTGAACATCATTCTTGGCTTGGGTGGTCTGATCAGCATGATGCATGCAGGACTATTCGGCATCGGCGCCTATACCGTCGCGATCCTCGCTTATCACGACGTCTCACAAGAGAGCTTTCTTGGCTTCTTGCCGGGTACCTCTGAGCTTCTGATTTCTCTGCCCTGCGCGGCGTTGGCGACGGCGTCGTTTGCCGCGCTATTTGGCTCAGTCGCAGTCCGAACGAGCGGCACTTATTTCATCATGATCACGCTCGCGTTCAACCAGATGCTCTACTACTTCTTCGTTTCGTTTCAACACTACGGCGGCGATGACGGCTTACAGATTTTGTCGACGACGACCATTGCTGGATTCAGCAGTACGGATCGAATTCCATTTTACTACATCAGCCTCGGGGCGCTCGCCGCCTGTTTGATATTCACGGCCAAGCTCCGCGAAAGCAAGTTCGGGCTCGTTTTGCGCGCGATGGCTCAGAACGAGCGACGCGTGGTCGCCCTGGGGCTGGCCTCGAACCGGTACAAGCTGGCGGCGTTCGTCATCTCCTCGGCGCTTGCTGGGCTCGCCGGAGGCTTGTGGGCAAACAGTCAGCAGTTCGTCAGTCCTGCCGACATGTCCTGGATCCGATCCGGAGATTTCATCGTCATGATCGTGTTGGGCGGCACCCGCCACACGTGGGGTCCGGTGGTGGGCGCCATCGCGTATCTCATGCTTGAGCTCGTATTGTCGTCATGGACGACTTATTGGCAGATTCCACTGGGCTTGTTCATCGTTGGAGTGGTCGTGTTCCTTCACGATGGCTTGGTCGGAGCCATTTTAAATTTTCTCCCGAGTCGGCAGGCCAAGTCATGA
- a CDS encoding ABC transporter ATP-binding protein produces the protein MSECLLQTHNLSKRYGGIVATDNVNLRVAHEETHALIGPNGAGKTTLISLLQGERKPDGGIIEFGGGDVTRVPEYDRARLGLARSFQVISVFSELSVLANVMVAVGSRLGHSYHFWKEAESQSELTEPALEALDTIGLRSRARALASALSYGERRQLELAMALAMQPRLLLLDEPMAGLGRQETARITEILRGLKRRFTILLVEHDMTAVFALADRISVLVNGRIVATDLPSVIRSDPTVRAAYLGRRG, from the coding sequence ATGAGTGAATGCCTTCTGCAGACGCATAATCTTAGCAAGCGCTACGGCGGCATTGTAGCGACGGACAATGTCAATTTGCGGGTTGCCCACGAAGAGACCCATGCCTTGATAGGGCCGAACGGTGCCGGCAAGACGACGTTGATCTCTTTGCTGCAGGGTGAGCGAAAGCCAGATGGCGGCATCATCGAATTTGGTGGAGGCGATGTCACACGTGTTCCTGAATACGACCGGGCCAGATTAGGTTTGGCGCGCTCGTTTCAGGTGATTTCGGTGTTTTCAGAGCTCTCCGTTTTGGCAAACGTCATGGTCGCGGTTGGGTCGCGGCTTGGTCATTCCTACCACTTCTGGAAGGAAGCCGAATCGCAGAGCGAGCTGACGGAGCCGGCGCTGGAGGCTCTGGATACGATCGGACTGCGTTCCCGGGCACGGGCGCTCGCATCGGCTCTGTCTTATGGGGAAAGAAGGCAACTCGAATTGGCGATGGCGCTCGCAATGCAGCCCCGGCTGCTCTTGCTCGATGAGCCGATGGCAGGCCTGGGGCGCCAGGAGACCGCACGCATAACCGAAATTCTCCGAGGCCTCAAGCGTCGCTTTACGATACTGCTCGTCGAGCACGATATGACGGCCGTATTTGCTTTGGCCGACCGGATCAGTGTTCTCGTCAATGGTCGCATCGTTGCAACCGACCTGCCGAGCGTGATTCGGTCGGACCCAACTGTTCGGGCTGCATATCTCGGGCGACGCGGGTGA
- a CDS encoding ABC transporter ATP-binding protein gives MLELDGVHGGYSNSEVLFGISLSLDRGQVATLMGRNGMGKTTTLRTIMGSLHASAGRIVFNGVDITQLPSHKIARLGIGYVPEGRKIFPNLSVRENLEMAARGDQRSQWTIQTVLKLFPRLGERLARPGFQLSGGEQQMLAIGRALMLNPKLLLLDEATEGIAPVIRDEIWRTLSELKSAGISILVVDKEVEELCKLAEKHHLIEKGMVTWTGSSADLLANVELQTKYLAL, from the coding sequence ATGTTAGAGCTCGACGGCGTTCATGGTGGGTATAGCAACAGCGAAGTTCTATTCGGGATTTCGCTGTCGCTGGATCGCGGTCAAGTCGCGACGCTTATGGGGCGAAACGGAATGGGGAAGACGACTACGTTGCGCACGATCATGGGGTCGCTCCATGCTTCGGCCGGGCGGATTGTCTTCAATGGGGTCGATATCACGCAACTACCGTCGCACAAAATTGCGAGGCTTGGCATTGGTTACGTTCCCGAGGGACGAAAGATTTTCCCCAATCTTAGCGTTCGAGAGAACCTCGAAATGGCTGCGCGTGGCGATCAACGCTCGCAGTGGACGATCCAGACTGTCTTGAAGCTGTTTCCTCGCCTCGGCGAACGGCTCGCGCGGCCAGGCTTTCAGCTATCGGGCGGCGAGCAGCAAATGCTAGCGATTGGCCGTGCATTGATGCTCAATCCCAAGCTTCTGCTTTTGGATGAAGCTACAGAGGGTATTGCGCCCGTGATCCGTGACGAGATCTGGAGGACATTGTCGGAATTGAAGTCAGCGGGCATCTCGATACTGGTCGTCGACAAAGAGGTCGAGGAACTCTGCAAGCTGGCGGAGAAGCACCACCTCATCGAAAAGGGCATGGTTACCTGGACGGGATCCAGCGCCGACCTTTTAGCTAATGTCGAACTTCAAACGAAATACCTGGCTCTCTGA
- a CDS encoding fumarylacetoacetate hydrolase family protein, which translates to MPFVFDPQIMPSVAVAEEEARLPVRRIFCVGRNYAAHAREMGKDPNREPPFFFTKPADAVVDSDETIPYPTETQNFHHEAELVAVIGKRGRNVPESEALSLVWGYAVGNDLTRRDLQLEARDKGRPWDLGKAFDRSAVIGPVHPVSKVGHLERGAITLTVNGELKQSGDLGELIWSTPEIISILSRYVELAPGDLIMTGTPAGVGPLVEGDTCLVSIHGLGKIVSKIGPRL; encoded by the coding sequence ATGCCCTTTGTCTTTGATCCACAAATTATGCCTAGCGTCGCTGTCGCAGAGGAGGAGGCCCGGCTTCCAGTTCGGCGGATATTCTGTGTTGGCCGCAATTATGCTGCGCATGCGCGCGAGATGGGTAAGGATCCAAATCGTGAGCCCCCGTTCTTCTTTACGAAACCTGCGGATGCGGTCGTCGACAGCGACGAGACGATACCTTATCCGACCGAGACCCAGAATTTTCACCACGAAGCTGAACTGGTTGCCGTCATCGGTAAGCGAGGCCGCAATGTTCCTGAGAGCGAAGCGCTGTCGTTGGTCTGGGGATATGCGGTTGGGAACGATTTGACGCGGCGAGACCTGCAACTCGAGGCTCGCGACAAAGGTCGTCCATGGGACCTGGGCAAAGCGTTCGACCGCTCGGCCGTAATCGGCCCGGTCCATCCCGTGAGCAAGGTAGGCCACCTGGAGCGAGGCGCGATCACGCTCACTGTAAATGGAGAGTTGAAGCAGAGTGGCGATCTCGGCGAGCTGATTTGGTCGACTCCCGAGATTATCTCGATTCTGTCCCGTTACGTCGAACTCGCGCCAGGTGACTTGATCATGACAGGTACCCCGGCTGGGGTCGGGCCGCTTGTTGAGGGTGACACCTGCTTGGTTAGCATCCACGGACTTGGAAAAATTGTCTCCAAGATTGGTCCGCGGCTGTGA
- a CDS encoding cupin domain-containing protein — protein MTTLGTLDELPREYVEGLTAHNLVPLWPSLRRALPQGTPHRRTKPIIWHYSDVRTRLLQAGDLTPIEKAERRVLVLANPGLGLENMQATASIYIGLQLILPRETAPNHRHTPSAVRFVVEGDGGFTIVDGEKLPMERGDLILTPALLWHEHCHEGSGPVIWLDVLDLPTVLAQEASYALEGAPQKIRNQPDQSQTHYRRAGLVPYQALQGIRAAYPLLRYPWKEVREALQSMASVTDRAEMVQLAYVNPQTGLECLPVLGISAIMLRPGEIAQPRRRSSSAVLHVVDGEVDAEIDAVTLSATASDTLAVPTHAMVKLTNKSSKKAAFLFQVDDAPMQRKLGFFEIFD, from the coding sequence ATGACGACACTTGGAACGCTAGATGAACTGCCGCGGGAGTATGTCGAGGGTCTGACGGCTCACAATCTCGTGCCGCTCTGGCCGAGCTTGCGGCGAGCGTTGCCTCAAGGTACGCCGCATCGCCGGACCAAGCCTATCATCTGGCATTATTCCGATGTCCGTACGCGCTTGTTGCAGGCAGGAGATCTCACTCCAATTGAAAAGGCGGAGCGGCGGGTGCTGGTACTGGCCAATCCGGGTCTCGGCCTTGAAAACATGCAGGCGACGGCGTCGATCTATATTGGTCTTCAGCTGATCCTGCCGCGGGAGACGGCCCCCAATCACCGGCACACACCGAGCGCCGTTCGTTTCGTGGTGGAAGGCGACGGGGGCTTCACGATCGTCGACGGCGAAAAGTTGCCAATGGAGCGCGGCGATCTAATTCTAACGCCTGCGCTGCTTTGGCATGAACATTGTCATGAAGGCTCAGGTCCCGTGATATGGCTCGATGTGCTCGATCTGCCGACCGTGCTGGCGCAAGAGGCGTCTTATGCCTTGGAAGGTGCGCCTCAGAAGATACGCAATCAGCCAGATCAATCACAGACACACTACCGCCGGGCCGGCCTCGTGCCGTATCAAGCGCTTCAAGGAATACGTGCGGCCTATCCGCTGTTGCGCTATCCATGGAAGGAAGTCCGCGAAGCGCTTCAGTCCATGGCTTCGGTTACTGATCGAGCCGAAATGGTGCAACTTGCTTATGTCAATCCGCAGACGGGCCTTGAATGCTTACCGGTGCTAGGAATTTCTGCGATTATGCTACGGCCTGGCGAAATCGCGCAACCGCGGCGACGTTCCTCTTCAGCGGTATTGCATGTTGTCGACGGCGAAGTTGACGCCGAGATCGATGCGGTCACGCTGTCAGCAACCGCTAGCGACACGTTGGCCGTGCCAACGCACGCGATGGTAAAGCTGACAAACAAATCGTCTAAGAAGGCCGCGTTCCTCTTCCAAGTCGATGATGCGCCGATGCAACGGAAGCTCGGGTTCTTCGAAATCTTCGACTAG
- a CDS encoding Crp/Fnr family transcriptional regulator, translating into MLQQSSGRSIVRNAILASLPLPDLAAVGEYLEPIVLKERMIIQEQRKRVDHVYFIESGLISHRIGSGGSLLEAAIVGYRGVIGAAFLLGGYPPVHQSVVLFPGRALRIRVDELRRLMDERVQVREAIGRYLQAFAVHSTQTGFCGVRHSCEPRVATWLCLTCDAIGNSVLPVTHDYLSTVLGLRRASVTGALIRFEERRLIRKTRGVLHVDDRKAIEPECCSCYAVVAAAYTSSEETSSFYVDNSLKQPRFGSTARSQNTNSA; encoded by the coding sequence ATGCTTCAGCAATCGAGCGGGCGATCAATCGTCCGAAACGCAATCCTTGCTTCTCTTCCGCTGCCGGATCTCGCTGCCGTGGGTGAATACCTTGAACCGATTGTGTTGAAGGAGCGCATGATAATTCAAGAGCAGAGGAAGCGCGTTGACCATGTTTACTTTATCGAATCCGGCCTCATCTCGCACAGAATCGGCTCTGGAGGAAGTTTGCTTGAAGCTGCGATCGTCGGATATCGGGGCGTAATCGGCGCTGCATTTTTGTTGGGTGGATATCCTCCGGTCCATCAATCCGTCGTACTGTTTCCCGGAAGAGCCCTCAGGATACGGGTCGATGAATTGCGTCGATTGATGGACGAGCGTGTTCAGGTTCGAGAGGCGATCGGACGCTACCTCCAGGCGTTCGCGGTGCACAGTACGCAGACCGGATTCTGTGGTGTACGACATAGCTGCGAGCCGAGGGTTGCGACTTGGCTATGTCTGACATGCGATGCCATTGGTAATTCTGTGCTCCCCGTCACGCACGACTATCTCTCGACGGTATTGGGATTACGCCGTGCAAGTGTGACCGGAGCGCTTATTCGATTTGAAGAGAGACGATTAATTCGAAAGACGCGGGGCGTGCTGCATGTTGACGATCGCAAGGCCATCGAGCCTGAATGCTGTAGTTGTTATGCAGTCGTGGCAGCAGCTTACACGTCGTCCGAAGAGACTAGCTCCTTTTATGTCGATAATTCTCTGAAGCAACCGCGTTTTGGTTCAACTGCGCGATCGCAGAATACGAATAGTGCGTGA